Proteins encoded by one window of Colletes latitarsis isolate SP2378_abdomen chromosome 5, iyColLati1, whole genome shotgun sequence:
- the Beta-spec gene encoding spectrin beta chain isoform X2, whose protein sequence is MTTDISVVRGVWDPTLQQEIVDEYEYDGGNSSSRLFERSRIKALAGERELVQKKTFQKWVNSHLVRCSCRIGDLYLDLRDGKMLIKLLEILSGERLPRPTKGKMRIHCLENVDKALQFLREQRVHLENMGSHDIVDGNPRLSLGLIWTIILRFQIQDITIEETDNQETKSAKDALLLWCQMKTAGYHNVNVRNFTTSWRDGLAFNAIIHKHRPDLIQFDKLSKSNAIYNLNNAFNVAEDKLGLTKLLDAEDIFVDHPDEKSIITYVVTYYHYFSKMKQETVQGKRIGKVVGIAMENDRMIHEYESLTSDLLRWIEGTIEALGDRRFANSLVGVQSQLSQFSNYRTVEKPPKFVEKGNLEVLLFTLQSKMRANNQKPYTPKEGKMISDINKAWERLEKAEHERELALREELIRQEKLEQLAARFNRKASMREAWLSENQRLVSQDNFGFDLAAVEAAAKKHEAIETDIFAYEERVQAVMAVSQELEAENYHDIERINARKDNVLRLWNYLIELLHARRMRLELSLQLQQNFQEMLYILDSMEEIKIRLLTDDYGKHLMGVEDLLQKHSLVEADINVLGERVKAVVQQSQRFLEHGEGYRPCDPTIIVERVQQLEDAYAELVRLAVERRARLEESRKLWQFYWDMADEENWIKEKEQIVSTGDIGHDLTTINLLLSKHKALENEIQSHEPQLMSVAAVGNELVRQQHFGSDRIQERLQEILGMWNHLLDLAAFRRKRLEEAVDYHQLFADADDIDIWMLDTLRLVSSEDVGRDEANVQSLLKKYKDVTDELKNYATTIDQLHQQASGLGEHDAKSSEVLERLASIDSRYKELMELAKLRKQRLLDALSLYKLFSESDGVEQWIGEKNRMLETMVPAKDIEDVEIMKHRYNGFEKEMYANASRVAVVNQLARQLLHVEHPNSEQIVARQNELNQKWAELRDKAENKRDELNSAHGVQTFHIECRETVSWIEDKKRILQQTDSLEMDLTGVMTLQRRLSGMERDLAAIQAKLDALKLEAQNIQQQNLEDPEMIRERITQIRTIWEQLTQMLKERDAKLEEAGDLHRFLRDLDHFQAWLTKTQTDVASEDTPTTLADAEKLLTQHQNIKEEIDNYTDDYQKMMEYGETLTSEAGDGDTQYMFLRERLNALKMGWEELHQMWVNRQILLSNSLNLQVFDRDARQAEVLLSQQEHILAKDETPTNFEQAEHMIKRHEAFMTTMDANDEKINSVVQFAGRLVDEGHFAADKVTKKAENINDRRRINREKANQYMEKLKDQLQLQMFLQDCEELGEWVQEKHITAQDETYRSAKTVHSKWTRHQAFEAEIASNKDRLQQLQQAAEELIQQKPDLAKIINPKVAELADQFEELETTTHDKGERLFDANREVLIHQTCDDIDSWMNELEKQIESTDTGSDLASVNILMQKQQMIETQMAVKARQVTELDKQAEHLQRTVPEDKMEEIKCKKEKVAQRFAQLKTPLIDRQRHLEKKKEAFQFRRDVEDEKLWIAEKMPQATSNEYGNSLFNVHMLKKKNQSLRTEIENHEPRINLVCNNGQKLIDEEHEDSPEFQKLISELTEKWKELKNAVDDRNKHLLQNEKAQQYFFDATEAESWMSEQELYMMVEDRGKDEISAQNLMKKHESLEHAVEDYAETIRQLGETARQLINDQHPLADQIAVKQSQVDKLYAGLKDLAGERRAKLDEALQLFMLNREVGDLEQWITERELVAASHELGQDYDHVTLLWERFKEFARDTEAIGSERVAAVNGIADSLIATGHSDAATIAEWKDGLNEVWQDLLELIETRTQMLQASRELHKFFHDCKDVLGRILEKQNAMSDELGRDAGSVSALQRKHGNFMQDLSTLQSQVSQIQEESAKLQASYAGDKAREITNREGEVVASWNNLQSLCEERRTKLEDTGDLFRFFNMVRTLMIWMDDVVRQMNTSEKPRDVAGVELLMNNHQSLKAEIDAREDNLMACINLGKDLLARNHYASTQIKEKLAALTDHRNALLHRWEERWENLQLILEVYQFARDAAVAEAWLIAQEPYLMSQELGHTIDEVENLIKKHEAFEKSAAAQEERFSALHRLTTFELKELKRREQEREEEERRKKEEAAAAEAARLTKATPVTSPDEPPSERAEAEGVPSGERPAGEDESHVAHRKASTRTPQPQDKPKEAPKGGSGSESGTLRRKERSRSKSPFRSFRWRKSAKSPSLDRSGVSDDERSISEQRSPTDDEFEGVLQRKHEWESTTKKASNRSWHKVYMVVRGQSLFVYTDQKSFKAAPDQLYKGETPLDLRGATITVANDYTKKKHVFRVKSQSGSDFLFQAKDDAEMNEWVTVLNQAAQGASGASTSRAHTLPAPTQAETKRRSFFTLKKN, encoded by the exons ATGACGACCGACATCTCGGTGGTGCGCGGGGTTTGGGACCCCACACTACAACAAGAGATTGTCGATGAGTACGAATACGACGGGGGAAACTCGAGCTCGAGACTTTTCGAACGTTCACGGATCAAAGCATTAGCTG GTGAACGTGAATTAGTACAAAAAAAGACTTTCCAGAAATGGGTGAATTCGCATTTAGTTCGGTGTTCGTGTCGAATCGGCGACTTGTACCTGGACCTTCGGGATGGGAAGATGCTCATAAAGCTGTTGGAAATTCTATCCGGAGAACGTTTGCCACGGCCGACGAAAGGAAAAATGCGAATTCACTGTTTGGAGAACGTCGACAAAGCCCTGCAATTCTTGCGCGAGCAAAGGGTGCACTTGGAGAACATGGGATCGCACGATATAGTCGATGGAAATCCTCGTTTAAGCTTGGGTTTGATCTGGACCATCATTCTCCGATTCCAAATTCAGGACATCACCATCGAGGAAACGGACAATCAGGAAACAAAATCGGCGAAAGACGCTTTGCTTCTTTGGTGTCAGATGAAGACTGCAGGGTATCACAACGTGAACGTACGAAATTTCACCACGTCCTGGCGCGATGGGTTGGCCTTCAATGCGATCATCCATAAACATCGTCCTGATCTGATTCAGTTCGACAAGCTCTCGAAATCGAATGCCATTTACAATCTGAACAATGCGTTCAACGTGGCCGAAGACAAGCTTGGTCTCACGAAACTCCTCGACGCCGAGGACATATTCGTCGACCATCCGGACGAGAAGTCGATCATCACCTACGTGGTGACGTACTATCATTACTTTTCAAAGATGAAAcaggaaaccgttcaggggaaaAGGATAGGCAAGGTGGTGGGCATCGCGATGGAGAACGACCGTATGATCCACGAATACGAGAGCCTGACCAGCGATTTGTTGCGCTGGATCGAAGGCACCATAGAGGCTCTGGGCGACCGTAGATTCGCGAATTCGCTGGTCGGCGTTCAGTCTCAACTATCTCAGTTCTCGAATTATCGTACCGTAGAGAAGccacccaagtttgtcgagaaaggtAACCTGGAGGTGCTGTTGTTCACGTTGCAGTCGAAAATGCGAGCAAACAATCAAAAACCGTACACGCCGAAAGAGGGCAAGATGATTTCCGATATCAACAAAGCGTGGGAGAGACTGGAGAAGGCTGAGCACGAGCGGGAGTTGGCTCTGCGGGAGGAACTGATTCGTCAGGAGAAATTGGAGCAGTTAGCCGCCAGGTTCAATCGAAAAGCCAGTATGCGTGAGGCTTGGCTGTCCGAGAATCAACGACTGGTCTCGCAGGATAATTTCGGTTTCGATCTTGCCGCGGTGGAGGCCGCTGCCAAGAAGCACGAAGCCATCGAGACCGACATATTCGCGTACGAGGAACGAGTCCAAGCGGTGATGGCTGTCTCGCAGGAGCTCGAAGCCGAGAACTATCACGATATCGAGCGTATCAACGCACGCAAGGATAACGTATTGAGACTGTGGAACTATTTGATAGAACTGCTTCACGCCAGAAGAATGAGATTAGAGCTATCGCTGCAGCTGCAACAAAACTTCCAAGAGATGCTGTACATTCTCGACAGCATGGAGGAGATCAAGATACGTTTGCTGACCGATGATTACGGCAAGCATTTGATGGGCGTGGAGGATCTTCTGCAGAAGCATTCTCTCGTGGAAGCCGACATAAACGTTCTAGGAGAAAGAGTGAAGGCCGTGGTTCAACAGAGTCAAAGATTCTTGGAACACGGCGAAGGGTATCGACCGTGCGATCCAACGATAATCGTGGAACGTGTGCAACAGCTCGAAGACGCGTACGCCGAATTGGTGCGTTTGGCTGTCGAACGTCGTGCCAGGTTAGAGGAGTCTCGCAAACTTTGGCAATTCTATTGGGACATGGCGGACGAGGAGAATTGGATAAAGGAGAAGGAACAGATCGTATCGACGGGAGACATCGGCCACGATCTGACGACTATAAACTTATTGCTGTCGAAACACAAAGCTTTGGAGAACGAAATCCAGTCGCACGAACCGCAACTGATGTCCGTGGCCGCTGTCGGCAACGAGCTGGTTCGTCAGCAACACTTTGGCTCGGATCGTATCCAGGAAAGGCTTCAAGAGATCCTGGGAATGTGGAACCATCTGTTGGACCTGGCCGCGTTCAGACGAAAGCGGTTGGAGGAGGCTGTCGATTATCATCAGCTATTCGCGGACGCCGACGATATCGATATTTGGATGTTGGACACCTTGAGACTCGTCTCGTCGGAAGACGTCGGCAGAGACGAAGCCAATGTTCAGTCGTTATTGAAGAAGTACAAGGACGTCACGGACGAGCTTAAGAACTACGCTACGACGATCGATCAGCTTCACCAGCAGGCTTCCGGTCTCGGCGAACACGACGCGAAATCGTCCGAGGTGCTCGAGAGACTGGCCTCCATAGACTCGAGATACAAAGAATTGATGGAGTTGGCCAAGTTGCGGAAACAAAGACTATTGGATGCGCTGTCTCTGTACAAGTTGTTCAGCGAGTCGGACGGAGTCGAGCAATGGATCGGCGAGAAGAACAGAATGCTGGAGACGATGGTACCTGCCAAGGACATCGAAGATGTCGAGATTATGAAGCACCGGTACAACGGCTTCGAGAAGGAGATGTACGCGAATGCTTCGCGAGTCGCCGTCGTAAATCAACTGGCGAGGCAGTTGTTGCACGTCGAGCATCCGAATTCCGAGCAGATAGTCGCTCGACAGAACGAACTGAACCAGAAGTGGGCCGAGTTAAGAGACAAGGCCGAGAACAAACGCGACGAGCTGAATTCCGCGCACGGTGTGCAGACCTTCCACATCGAGTGCCGTGAGACCGTGTCCTGGATCGAGGACAAGAAGCGTATCCTCCAGCAAACCGACAGTCTGGAGATGGACTTGACCGGCGTGATGACTTTGCAGCGTCGACTCAGCGGAATGGAACGCGACCTGGCAGCCATACAAGCTAAACTGGACGCCTTGAAGCTGGAGGCTCAGAACATTCAGCAGCAGAACCTGGAAGACCCGGAGATGATTCGCGAGAGGATCACGCAGATCCGTACGATCTGGGAGCAGCTCACTCAGATGCTGAAGGAACGCGACGCCAAGTTGGAGGAAGCGGGCGATTTGCACAGATTTTTGAGAGACCTCGATCACTTCCAGGCGTGGCTGACCAAGACACAGACGGACGTCGCCAGCGAGGACACTCCGACCACGTTGGCCGATGCCGAGAAGCTGTTGACACAGCATCAAAACATCAAGGAGGAGATCGACAACTACACCGACGATTATCAGAAGATGATGGAGTACGGCGAGACGTTGACCAGCGAGGCCGGCGACGGCGACACGCAATACATGTTCCTCAGAGAAAGATTGAACGCTCTGAAGATGGGTTGGGAGGAATTGCACCAGATGTGGGTGAATCGGCAGATACTGTTGTCCAACTCGTTGAATTTGCAAGTATTCGATCGCGACGCTCGTCAGGCAGAGGTCCTTTTGTCTCAGCAAGAGCACATTCTCGCCAAGGACGAGACGCCGACCAATTTCGAGCAGGCGGAGCACATGATCAAACGGCACGAGGCTTTTATGACGACGATGGATGCGAACGACGAAAAGATCAATTCCGTTGTGCAGTTCGCCGGAAGACTTGTCGACGAGGGACACTTCGCTGCAGATAAAGTCACGAAGAAGGCCGAAAACATAAACGATCGTCGTCGTATTAATCGCGAGAAGGCTAACCAGTACATGGAGAAACTCAAGGACCAACTGCAGTTGCAGATGTTCCTGCAGGATTGCGAGGAACTGGGAGAATGGGTGCAGGAGAAGCACATTACCGCTCAGGACGAAACTTACAGGAGCGCCAAGACCGTGCACAGTAAATGGACGAGACACCAAGCCTTCGAGGCGGAGATAGCCAGCAACAAAGACCGTTTACAGCAGTTGCAACAGGCCGCCGAGGAACTGATTCAACAGAAGCCGGATTTGGCCAAGATCATCAATCCGAAGGTGGCCGAATTGGCCGATCAATTCGAGGAACTCGAAACCACCACCCACGATAAGGGTGAACGGCTGTTCGACGCGAATCGCGAGGTACTGATACACCAGACCTGCGACGACATCGATTCGTGGATGAACGAGCTGGAGAAGCAGATCGAGAGCACGGACACCGGCTCGGACTTGGCGTCCGTCAACATCCTGATGCAAAAGCAACAGATGATCGAGACTCAGATGGCGGTGAAGGCGCGACAAGTGACGGAACTTGACAAGCAGGCCGAACACCTGCAGCGCACCGTTCCCGAGGACAAAATGGAGGAGATCAAGTGCAAGAAGGAGAAGGTCGCTCAGAGATTCGCCCAGTTGAAGACGCCTTTGATAGATCGTCAGCGTCATCTCGAGAAGAAGAAGGAGGCGTTCCAGTTCAGGCGCGACGTCGAGGACGAGAAGCTCTGGATCGCCGAAAAGATGCCACAGGCCACCAGCAACGAGTACGGAAACTCGTTGTTCAACGTACATATGCTGAAGAAGAAGAACCAGTCGTTGCGTACAGAAATCGAGAATCACGAGCCCAGGATCAACTTGGTGTGTAACAACGGGCAGAAACTGATCGACGAGGAGCACGAAGACAGTCCCGAGTTCCAGAAGCTGATATCCGAGTTGACGGAGAAGTGGAAGGAATTGAAGAACGCCGTGGACGATAGGAACAAGCATCTGCTTCAAAACGAGAAGGCGCAACAGTACTTCTTCGACGCAACCGAGGCGGAGTCGTGGATGAGCGAGCAAGAACTGTACATGATGGTAGAGGATCGTGGCAAGGACGAGATTTCTGCCCAGAATCTGATGAAGAAGCACGAATCATTGGAGCACGCCGTAGAAGACTACGCGGAGACGATTCGTCAGCTGGGAGAAACTGCGAGGCAACTTATCAACGATCAACATCCTCTGGCCGATCAGATTGCCGTCAAGCAGTCGCAGGTGGATAAGTTGTACGCTGGACTGAAAGATCTGGCCGGCGAACGACGAGCCAAGTTGGACGAAGCGCTTCAACTCTTCATGCTTAACAGAGAGGTGGGCGATTTGGAACAATGGATTACCGAGAGGGAACTGGTCGCGGCAAGCCACGAGTTGGGCCAGGATTACGACCACGTGACGCTTCTGTGGGAAAGATTTAAGGAATTCGCTCGAGACACGGAAGCGATAGGCTCCGAAAGAGTTGCTGCGGTGAACGGAATCGCGGATTCGTTGATCGCAACCGGTCACTCTGATGCGGCTACCATCGCCGAATGGAAGGACGGTTTGAACGAGGTCTGGCAAGATTTGCTCGAGCTGATCGAGACGCGAACACAGATGCTCCAAGCTAGCCGTGAACTGCACAAATTCTTCCACGATTGTAAGGATGTGCTTGGAAGGATCTTAGAGAAACAAAACGCCATGTCCGACGAGCTTGGTCGCGATGCTGGCTCTGTGTCTGCTCTTCAACGAAAACACGGTAACTTCATGCAGGATCTGTCCACGCTACAGAGTCAGGTGTCGCAGATCCAGGAGGAATCTGCTAAACTACAGGCAAGCTATGCTGGCGACAAAGCTAGAGAGATAACGAACCGCGAGGGAGAAGTGGTGGCTTCTTGGAACAATCTACAGTCGCTTTGCGAGGAAAGAAGAACGAAACTGGAGGACACCGGCGACCTGTTCCGTTTCTTCAACATGGTTAGAACTCTGATGATCTGGATGGACGACGTTGTGCGTCAAATGAACACGTCCGAGAAGCCACGCGACGTTGCTGGCGTCGAGCTTCTAATGAACAACCATCAAAGTTTGAAGGCTGAGATAGATGCCAGAGAGGATAACCTAATGGCGTGTATCAATCTCGGAAAAGACTTGTTAGCTAGGAATCATTATGCCAGTACTCAAATCAAGGAGAAATTGGCAGCACTCACCGATCATAGGAACGCGTTGTTGCATAGATGGGAGGAACGTTGGGAAAACTTGCAGCTAA ttttGGAAGTCTATCAGTTCGCTAGGGATGCAGCAGTTGCCGAAGCATGGCTAATTGCTCAAGAACCATATCTTATGAGTCAAGAACTCGGC CACACTATCGATGAAGTTGAGAATTTAATTAAGAAACACGAAGCATTCGAAAAATCGGCAGCTGCGCAAGAAGAAAGGTTTAGTGCCTTGCATCGACTTACCACG TTTGAGTTGAAAGAATTGAAGAGGAGAGAACAGGAAcgggaagaagaagaaagacgtAAAAAAGAAGAAGCAGCAGCTGCCGAAGCAGCTCGGTTAACTAAAGCTACGCCAGTAACTAGTCCGGATGAACCGCCCAGTGAAAG AGCCGAAGCTGAAGGTGTACCCAGTGGAGAACGTCCTGCCGGCGAAGACGAATCACATG TGGCACATCGCAAGGCTTCCACACGTACACCACAGCCTCAAGATAAACCCAAGGAAG